TATGTCTGAGCATGTTTGTGGTTGACACTCCAGGTTGTTGCTGGCTTGAAATACGTCTTCACTGTGAACATGGGCAGAACCAGCTGCAGAAAGGGTGGAGTTCAGAACCTGTGTACCGTTCATGAGGATCCCAGTTTTGCACGGGTAAGACACACTATCTAATTCGCAGTCATGTGATTATCTGTTTACATTTCTCGATTTTCATTTCGATTATCTTTTCCTTCAAGGTCACTGAGTGCAATATAACAGTCTGGACCAAGCCATGGGATAACTTCATTAAAGTCCTTGAGAACACCTGTCTGGACAGCAAGAAAGAAAACTAGTCTAGTCTAGGGCTTTTTAACATTCATGCAGCAATAAATTTTACTTGCTTTTGGTAATAATGTTGAACCTTAGGTTTTTACttactttttactttaattttatttgtcCTGAAAACCTGTCAACAACAAATCATGATATCAGAATGCTTCACTAACACATGATCACGTAATCGCATTAGACTCCATTGTTCTGAAAAAGCTACAATTTGTTGGAATTTCTGAGTGATGAAATGCATATATTATTTCATCctttactattaaaaatagttTAACACAATATGTCTGTATGCTGTGTTTATTTGGTTAAATGTATTACTATTATACATAAAaagaaaacaatcattttaaaacaATAGTGATTTTAATTGAATGATTTTATAAGTCTTGCACTCACGTTTCTGTGCATGAAATAAACCTCTGCAAAGTTGCTGCATTAAAACAATCATGTTTTGTTTGCCACAATTACTGTAGTCGGATCAACTTTGTAGTCGTACTTTTCCTTTCTGTCACAAAATGAAGAATGATgttaagggtgttttttttttaaatcatatttcaATAATAGTTACTAATTAAACGACCGACATGACagcaatacaaataaataaatgtattatttaaaattgcaGAAGTTTTCTGAAATTAAAACCAGGGACATGGTCAAAATATAATTGAAATCTTATCTATGAATTAAAAAACTGggataatatatttttgtatgtttttgtttttttaattgttgtggGTTCTACATACAGGTAAAGTCAAacatttacacacaccttgcataatctacaaaatgttaaatattttaccaaactaagagggataagaggttatttttaatttagtactgaccttaatacgATATTTTACATAAGAGAGGTTTAGcctacaaatagtccacaagagaaaataataaaataataaaaattaccctgttcaaatgttgatttttaatacttcgttgttacctgaatgattcacagctgtttttttgtttgtttgtttgtttgtttttagtgatagttgttcatgagtctgttGTGTGTCCTGAaccattaaactgcctgctgtttctcAGAAAacttctttaggtcccacaaattccttattttattttatttttttagcatttttgtgtatttgaaccctttccaacaatgactatcattttgaaatccattttgTCACACTAGGACATCTAAGGGaccaaatgcaactattacagaaggttcaaacactcactgatgctccagaaggaacacatggtttttgaatttgaagatcagggtaaatttaatttattttgtcttctgggaaacatgtaagtatcttctgaagggcagtactaaaaaaaaagaaatatgacatttaggcaaaataagaaaaatgtacatcttcattctgttcaaatgttttcacccccgggctcttaatgcattgcgtttccttctgaagcatcaaaaacaatatgcattttgtatggtccctcatattttagtaaaataaataacattttgcggattcttcaaggtgtatgtaaactttttacctcaactgtTATATGTTCTATGTACGACGAAGTCATCAGTGAAGCTTGTATCGCCCTCTGTTGGTGAAAGTAAACACTCTACGATTGCTTTTGCAACATGTTTGTTCGggcttttgtattgtatttaagGGGTGTGTTGAGCTTATAAAACGGGAACATTTCTGAAAACACCTCGAATGAGGAACAGGACATCAAAATCCGGGGCTGTCCGAGGAAAACCGAACGTCTGGTCAATCTAGGTTAAATCGTATCCTATATATTTCACCAAGTTTACGTCTTCTAAATCTAGTCTGAATCAGACATATTTAATATCCTTCTGGCAAAACACATTCGCTTTATAGACTGGTTTTACTTTTAAACATGAAAATTTTAAATTCAGATGAGTTAAAAATAGCGGAGACTACTTTATATGCACATCTGCCTAAATCCATAAAGGTGAGTAGCCTGCGTTTGTTTCATGTCGAAGTAAACTCTGTAGCGCTTGTTATGCTTTTACAGTCACACTGAATCAAATACCTATTGGTTTTTAGGTATATGGATTTGTTTTCGCTATGAACAGAGGGAAACCACACACTTTGGAAGCATTGGTGGATACGTGGCCAGCTTTTACCACTATCATTGTGCGACCAGATCCAAGTGTGAGATTAAACgtcctttttttactttttaaaaactttattcaaGTAAACCTCTGTTATATCACTAATGTTCGTCTGAAATCTTTAGAATAGTCGAGCAAATGACTTCAGGAAGAAGGTGACTCTATACAGCACAGATGAGGAAGTCTTAAGAAGAATGTTGACTGTGGAAAATGCAATTGACTGGAGCACATACTTCCTAATAGGAGGTATGACTTTCTTGTTTCTTCCCTAAAATACATTACATTGTATTATTAATATGACTTctggttattttaatttttaggatGTGATCTACGTCATTCACCAATGCTGAAGGAAATTGCTGCTTCCCTGGGTATCAGTATGAAAGGGTATACCTTGGTGCACCTTATGACATTAACAGACCCCAGTCATTTACCTGAGCTCATTACCAGGTAAGATGGTCACTTTTATTAAGCTTTTTAATTAAGTGCCTTTTTACAATATGATGCATTTAAACATAAGCATAAACCTTCCTTTATATTTTTGCTTCCTTTCTCAGTGACCTTGAGTCCAGATTGTCTGTGCTCAACGAGTCACATGCCGATGTAGTTAACAAGACTTGGAAATTTGGTGGGGATGACAAAGGTTACAGGAACATCCAGAATCTCATCAGGCATTTTCCCTCATGCTGCATTACAGATGAGAACAACCAGCCTGTGTCCTGGGTGCTGTTGTATGATTATTGTGCCATGGGGATTTTGTACACTCAGCCAGAGCATCGTGGGAAAGGCTATGCCAAAGCCCTCATCACCACAATGGCAAAGAGGCTCCATTCTCAGGGCTATCCTGTGTATTGTTTCATTGAAGAATGCAATCAGTTTTCTTACAAACTTTTTCATAGCCTGGGTTTTACAGATGACCCCTCTTATAGGGCTGCCTGGTATGAATTCAATTATTAGTGTAAATACTCATCAGTACTCCTGTTTGATAGAAAAAAACTAGAAATTGACAATTCTGATTTTTAATGAAATactgcaaattatttattatttttaatttatgtggCCTTGCAATCTTTATCAATTTCAATcttggatcaaaacctttcatcaaatttttcctaaaaccaaaaagaatacccgttcttatcttaggacaacttttgatgaactttttttatccacttcgaatgttgactactgtttATCACAATAGAGAATAAAGACGATTGCATTTTGTTTCAAACTGACTATAACTACATgtatactatatattttttcagtttcTGTGGGTATTTTTATACCACCCATTAGAAAGTAACATTTCAATGTTGTGAAATAAATCTCAAGACACTTTGTGTGGCTGCAGTTTCATCTtaacacataatttttgttttagtgAAAATCCATAATAATTTTCTTTGTAAGGTTGGATTCTCTTTGATAGGgctaagttttgttttgttttgtttttctcccaAGATAAAATTAGTTAACCCACTGGCACACCTTATTCCACCGCTAcctttttgtcttttctttttttgcaattttgtttaATCCTAAATTTTACTTatgtatagagtgttttcatgatgcgtcatcagtcggccatattggcggcactaagCGAAACTTgtatatttagctgattattgctgctaaaaatgttctattattgtcatgttttgggctgtactagatggtcggaccgggaaaaacatttggagtgctacagactgccaaaagttataacaaatcaaggagaagagtgcaaaaaactgaggaacctGAATTAATACTCCTCGTACATATATTTACCAtcttttaactttagtttgtcaaaatattgtgccccctcctgcttactaagtccatAAAGGAGTAGCCTGCGTTTGTTTAATGTCGGGGCAAATCGTGTAGCCATTCTTATGCTTTTGCAGTCGCAATAAATCAAacaccttttttgtttttaggtATATGGATTTGTTTTACTATGAACAGAGGGAAACCACAGTCTTTGGAAGTGTTGGTGGATACTTGGCCAGCTTTTACTACaataattttttgaaaatgtgAGATTAAacgttatttattattaactatttAAAAACGTTATACAAGTAAACCACTGTTAATATCACTAACTTTCGTCTGAAATCTTTAGAATAGTTGAGCAAAGGACTATTTGAGGTAAGTGACTCTATACAGCACTGATGATGGCTGAATAGGCATGCTCCAACCGGCATGCAGCTTGCGTTGATCAACGGTGATCGAATCTGCGCAGATTTTGCTCATTTCAAACGAGcctaatgatgcacgttactgcacaTAAGCAGTTCTGCAGTCGGaggaggagtaaagagacggccgtcaagtcggacacttacagaggatgaaactgtattccaaacatacacaccaaaaaaaaaaaaaaaggaataaagaaaaataagaaatgaaactagataagataaataaataaaataaaaaagttaccctatcatttattctataggctacaatcgttttgcttttttgttgatcatatcaagtatgtgatttactttaatgtaatgcaatatgatgtttattatttgtatcttggttttttagttagctataggacatttttcaatttttataagcggtttattcagtgtagtgaagcctctcacaacatccattaaaaaacggcctctggttgaccagtttttttttttttttcaaactttaactcttatacaataagaatatatatttaccatatcgcctaatcttcattttcatcattattgttttgtttgaatatcagatattcaATATAAAGATGGATTACATACAGgaagttttttaagaaaaaacatgcaGCACACGCCGtcttgtcgtcacataatctgaccaatgagaataaagtgtgtcgtcatcaaggctttcgcagccggttttaagcaactgcagcgcctgacctctgcggctggtctcgttttgctctcacggtactttgatggcacacgtgatcgaaaggcggctgcagcgccgatcaaagtcggacaaatgatcttaccagaatgcattgttttgtaaggcggcagccgatttctttcagcgccgcatgaagtcgaacgcacctattgaaagatggctacagatgcggctttggccgctacattgaacgagttagacttggcttttcatataaaagaggaacagaaaaccgcgctggaatcgttcctttgcaagaaggatgtttttggtgttttgccgactggatacggtaagagtttaatctatcagttagcgcCGCTGtgtgtgtattgttgtgattggtcgtggccttatccaattgcgtgcagtgagagtttcaaatgcatgcttggtgccgcccctcgagttaggcccttttcattgctcgatgccagacccttaatcttaatagaatAGGGtatggattttttccaggctaggtGAGTAGCCTAATTAATAACAgaactttaatttttgggtgaactatccctttaacccacacttccctggtgaaaaaaccagctaaaaccagcctaggctggttggctggttttagctggtcaaccagcctggttttagctggtcatagctgggaggcaggctggttttagaggggttttggccatttttccagcctggccaggctggtcaggctggtcttagctggtcaggctgggaaaccaccagctaaaaccagcctgaccagcctggccaggctgggagaccagctaaaaccagccatttccagcttaaaccagctaagaccagccaaccagcctaggctggttttagctggttttttcaactactactaatttaataaattatattttaatttgtttaattgctCTGACACAGAACTCATATCTGCAGAAGATTTAATCTGGAgcgcaaaaaatgtttttctcatgTGATCTCTCAAGTACAGGTGTTTTAatcatgtcttttttttatatatatatatataaataacgcTTGAAAAGCAAATAAGCAAAGGTTCCGGGAACGGTTTTACTTGGGGGCGCTATTCCAGACTCATACAACGAATGCATGAGGACTTTAACACTCTCTACTCTAACTTATACAAACCTTGACCCGCAACCCCTGCCTACCAACCCACGTACTGGGTCTTTTGAAAACCTGCCTTTTAAAAGCACTGCTAGCAATATAAAGACACTGACAACGAGCGACACAAGTGAAAAGGGGTTGCTCGAGCGGACACCTCGAAATGCGTCAGCTGACTACAGAGGATCTGGAGACCCTGGAAGTAGATCTTAAAAACTACTTCCCACAGTCGCTGCAGGTTTGAAGGCGTTTGCTTATAAAGTATCACACTTTACAATGGTCATGTTTGCTTCCGTTAAAATTCGTAGAATGCTGCAGTAAGTTATTATTTGTGACGTTTTATTGTTCTGTAGGCTTTTGCAAACATTTAATTTGGTCTTGTTTTTTCCGTGAATATATGCAGGCATATGGATGTATTTTCCAACTCAATAGGAATGGACAGAGAGCTGACCCTGTTAGTGTGCTTGTTGACCAGTGGCCAGAGTTCAGAGTTTTACTTATTAAACCAGAATTCCATGAGGTatcagcaatattgtgaaatataaatgtttGGGTGTATGTTTAACAATGATTAATGAGGGGTTCAACAGtccttttttattcatttatttatttacagaagGGAGACCTTTTTAAAGACGTGACTCTGTTTTCAAAAAACGATGTCTACCTCAGAGACCTGCTGACACATGCAGATGTCATTGATTGGAAGATGTTTATTTGCTTGGGtacttctctcttttttttttttttttttttttcattagtatGAATCACTGATAATTTTAAAGGTCTTAAACACATGTTCCTTTGTAAACCATCTCAAGCTGCTGAGCTTCATCATGAGAAGATGCTGGAAGTTGTGGCAGTAAACAGAAGTGTACCTATGAAGAAAGAAGCTGTGTGCCACTTGTTGGTTCTTCGAGATCCATCAAACCTTTTACAAGTTGATAGGTGAAGTATATCAACTTTAATCATTAACGTCATACTGCAAACATACCATTTTATGACAGGTCATAGTTTTAGCCATGCTACATTGCAGTAATATGTCACTGACTACAAGCACTGCAACTGAAACATGTAACCTAGTACTAAATACTTAAGAATAAATATTATGAAACAAAATACAGtacttttgattttaaaaaaaaagttatgcttATTGTATTcattcagttctgacttttccttTTTCCCCACAGTTCATCACTGAAGCTGTCTTCTCTCAATGAGTCTCATCTTGAGCTAGTCAACCGTAGCTGGAAGTTTGGCTGTGAAGACAGCAAACTAATGATTAAGAATATGATTTTGAACTTCCCATCTTGTTGTGTCCTGGACTCAGATGGTCAACCAGTAGCATGGATATTAAATTATCCCTCCTGTGCAATGGGAATGCTGTACACCCTTCCAGAACACAGAGGAAAAGGCTATGCAAAAGCATTGGTCACTGTTATGGCAAAGAGACTCCACTCTCAGGGTTATCCAGTGTACTGTTTTGTAGAGGAAGAGAACAAGTTATCTTTCAGCCTCTTCACAAGCCTGGGTTTCACAGAAGAACCAGATTATAGGGCAGCCTGGTTTGTCTTTAATGATTTGTAATTGGGTCCCATCAGAGCAGCTAGTTACAACTGtgtaaaagctgtttttttttttttttacttttaacaagGCCACAATTTTATATTAATTCTAAATAACTCATTCTGTGAATAAAATGTGTAAAACACAACCGTTTATTATTTGTATCAAATGCAAAACATTTACAGTCAAATTACACATTGTGTAGAATTAGCTAGATTTGTTATACTAGTAATTTTTCCGCATGTTCTTCTAGTCGAAGCAGCCATTTCTCCCAGAATGCCATAATCTGCTCGGAGTTCAAGAAGTGAGTATGTGCGGGTGATCCGTCTTTGTAGGCCACCACAATAAGGCCGTTTTCTACCTGTAGATAAATGACATACTGTAAAATGGAAGACTTCAATGGAAAATGCATGTATGCATTTAGctatccaaagcaacttaaaaAAGAGGAACAAAAGCAATTTGTCAGGGAGCCAAAATACATAGATGTAAagagcatggattgcacggttaatctATTACTAAATACATAGTTCTGCTGATATATGCTGTCTAAatcatggaaaaaatgtgtggaagctgccaaatcatatagagaatgacttagtaagcaggaaatattttgacaaactaaagttaatagatggtaaagatacatacacgctgtattaattaagatattagcctaatatttcgcATACCTGTCCGGAAATAAGAGCAAACACAAattttgtcaagattcttgtcctggaattcctggttcagtttggccaactacaaacatatttgcactcttctccttgatttgttataacttttggcagtctttagtactccaaatatttttcccagtctgaccgattagtactgcccaaaacatgacaataattgaccattttcagcaacaaaaatgagcaaaatatgcaagttttcattcggttcagtggcactgtttacgttTAATGCCGCCAATAAGGCCGACTAATGGCGGATCGTAAAAACACTCTATACCAAGTaggggtggggaaaaaaatcgatattgaaatatattgttgtgctctctgtcgtaataaataatcgatacgctaacggccaatatcgatatttaattacaacacaaaatgattaatttacccgttgtcactgtcactacccaatatctaccattctgtttgagGGGGGCGGTgctcgagtaaataggggtaaagtggcggaagcagcggccagtgaagaacacaagttaactaacaacaacagagaagaagcgcagaaaaaagagaacgagaagaatggcggaaaataatgaaaaacaaatcaaagacccacccgctagttgagcaagCTGATCAATTAGTGTTcttcaagaagaatatgccttgatgtgtccactgtccaggttaacataaagcactttacagtaacttactactgacgtttcagtatcatggtttacacatgttaattaatgttcatgtacttttatctgtctagttgtacagcgtttacatttaagaccaggaggaaGTGAGTTATTAtgaaaatgcatatttctttgcacaatgttgtaaatgttggcattaataaatgcataagatttccttattatgggtatttttttctttttcagtcacatatatcgtgatatatcgttgatgaaatttcttccaatatattgaatatcgtagattttgcgaatcgtgatattatcattatcatgggccacatatcgccacagaattgaatcgtgagttacctgtatcgtcccacccctaataCCAAGTGTAAAATGTGTCATAGTAATGTTTACCTGGTAGTTGTAGTTGTGGTCACTGTTTAAAGCTCCAATGTATGCAGCTACTTGTAACGGATTGTCATAAGTGTGGCGAAGGGAGGGCTTAGGCTTCTCTGACGTCTTCCAGTCAATGACACACAATGAACCTCTGTATGAAAGCAGATACGATTTATAATTCAACATAACACATCTATGCATTCATATCCATTAAAAAGTTAATGATGTGCGATGATAATGACTAAATGAATCTCACTTGTATTGGGCAACGCAATCTACAATACCAAGGTACTGTAATGCAGAATGATGCACAGCACTCTCAATAGCTCTAACTCCTGTTATATCATTCAGTACATTGGATACACTCTCTACATATCCAGACACCTCTGCTGGACACTCGTGGTCCTCCTTTGAAGGGGTTTCCTGGGTAAAAGTGTCCTCAATGGCAGCATGAAACAGCTTTCCTTGTCTGAAAAGGTCTAAAACAACACACAGAGGTATTAGAAGCTGTAGTTCTTTTAAAAAGcagtaatgaataaaataattattctTACTCGAGCTGTATTCGCGAAACCCTTCCTCTCCGAGTTCAGCAATCATCCTTCTCTTCCATCTTTCCAGGTAAAAGGCTTGGTCAGGTGGCATGGTCTTTTGAAGGATTCGGGTCACGCTGGGTATAGATGTATTATTAGAGTCCCTCTTTAATGTTATTCGAGCCAAAGGTCCAGGGACATACTCCGACTGACCTTTGGCCTCATTTAACAGTGGATGCAGGTTTTTAGGTACTTTGTGAAGCTGTTGTGAAGGCGGTTTGGATCTTATTATAGGTCCGTACAGCTGACAGTCCTCATCGTCGATGCTTTCAGGAGTTTGGGAGCTGGTTTTTGAGGACAACACCTCTCGCACCAGAGATGAGTACCGCTCTGTGTCCACTGTGCTGTACTGACTGACCTTTTTGCGTGCTCGCCATTGACAGCTGGTTGAAAAGTTATCCACACGCGAGAACTGACCAGAGGGGAAGCCCATTGATCTCACACACTTGCATTGTATTACCAGCTTCAATACTTGCATTGTAGTCGCCAAACGTGATGTTCCTATCCTGTTTCTGCTGGTATTGTTGTGGCTATTTGCGCATGATTTAAAAAACGGACAgatagattaaaataaataaacgaaaAAGTTTTAAAGTGGATTAGAGATCATGAGGTTGTTTCATCCCGGTTTCAAATGGAGCGCAATTTGAACTGGATCCACTGGGGAATTGTGGGAATTGTAGTTCGAACTGCATCGAAAATACGTTTAACAATTTCCCATAAAACTCAATTTCCCACAATGCAAGTTTTTGGTTTAGGCTTTGAAAATACTCTTGATTTTATTCATAGCCAACGCATTAGTTTCATAAGTAGGTTCACGTTTTCAGATAAAACTATTGTATTGAAATCACTCGAAGCTTTATAACACGTTACTACCATCTGGTGGTCAAAGCTCTTTTTCTACGGGGTTTTGTCGAAA
Above is a genomic segment from Garra rufa chromosome 2, GarRuf1.0, whole genome shotgun sequence containing:
- the cst3 gene encoding cystatin C (amyloid angiopathy and cerebral hemorrhage), which gives rise to MYFKMIVPFLAVILAVANAGMTGGFKDADINEEGVKNALQFAVAQYNRQSNDAYVSEVASVVKARKQVVAGLKYVFTVNMGRTSCRKGGVQNLCTVHEDPSFARVTECNITVWTKPWDNFIKVLENTCLDSKKEN
- the mgme1 gene encoding mitochondrial genome maintenance exonuclease 1; its protein translation is MQVLKLVIQCKCVRSMGFPSGQFSRVDNFSTSCQWRARKKVSQYSTVDTERYSSLVREVLSSKTSSQTPESIDDEDCQLYGPIIRSKPPSQQLHKVPKNLHPLLNEAKGQSEYVPGPLARITLKRDSNNTSIPSVTRILQKTMPPDQAFYLERWKRRMIAELGEEGFREYSSNLFRQGKLFHAAIEDTFTQETPSKEDHECPAEVSGYVESVSNVLNDITGVRAIESAVHHSALQYLGIVDCVAQYKGSLCVIDWKTSEKPKPSLRHTYDNPLQVAAYIGALNSDHNYNYQVENGLIVVAYKDGSPAHTHFLNSEQIMAFWEKWLLRLEEHAEKLLV
- the LOC141325877 gene encoding uncharacterized protein, which codes for MKILNSDELKIAETTLYAHLPKSIKVYGFVFAMNRGKPHTLEALVDTWPAFTTIIVRPDPSNSRANDFRKKVTLYSTDEEVLRRMLTVENAIDWSTYFLIGGCDLRHSPMLKEIAASLGISMKGYTLVHLMTLTDPSHLPELITSDLESRLSVLNESHADVVNKTWKFGGDDKGYRNIQNLIRHFPSCCITDENNQPVSWVLLYDYCAMGILYTQPEHRGKGYAKALITTMAKRLHSQGYPVYCFIEECNQFSYKLFHSLGFTDDPSYRAAWYEFNYYFCGRATQVKRGCSSGHLEMRQLTTEDLETLEVDLKNYFPQSLQAYGCIFQLNRNGQRADPVSVLVDQWPEFRVLLIKPEFHEKGDLFKDVTLFSKNDVYLRDLLTHADVIDWKMFICLAAELHHEKMLEVVAVNRSVPMKKEAVCHLLVLRDPSNLLQVDSSSLKLSSLNESHLELVNRSWKFGCEDSKLMIKNMILNFPSCCVLDSDGQPVAWILNYPSCAMGMLYTLPEHRGKGYAKALVTVMAKRLHSQGYPVYCFVEEENKLSFSLFTSLGFTEEPDYRAAWFVFNDL